The Candidatus Lokiarchaeota archaeon genome includes a window with the following:
- a CDS encoding aminotransferase class V-fold PLP-dependent enzyme yields the protein RIYGGGHERGIRSGTLNVPAIVGFGEAVRIARQEMDEAAVRYRGWTRHMYESLREKIEGIKLNGHPTQRLPHNLSVSIPGIDAKALVMNLEGVAISTGSACTAASVEPSHVILALGFGEERAHATLRIGVGRSNDDSMIDSVISRIAVSVKRLRSLMPDYPG from the coding sequence CGAGGATCTACGGCGGGGGGCACGAGCGCGGCATTCGATCTGGAACGCTAAACGTGCCGGCTATTGTGGGCTTTGGCGAGGCCGTAAGAATCGCTCGTCAGGAGATGGATGAAGCTGCTGTGAGGTATCGTGGCTGGACACGGCATATGTATGAGAGCCTGCGAGAAAAAATCGAGGGTATTAAACTGAACGGGCATCCTACTCAGCGATTGCCGCACAACCTGAGTGTGAGCATCCCAGGGATTGATGCCAAGGCTCTAGTTATGAATCTTGAAGGTGTTGCTATCTCGACGGGTTCTGCCTGCACCGCGGCCAGTGTTGAACCTTCGCATGTAATACTGGCGCTTGGATTTGGAGAAGAGCGAGCACACGCTACTCTTAGGATTGGGGTGGGAAGATCCAATGACGATTCTATGATTGATTCTGTGATTTCACGCATAGCGGTTTCGGTTAAGAGGTTACGATCATTAATGCCTGACTATCCCGGATAA